The sequence ACAGCATTGACATTGGTGACTAACCGCTCACGGCTGACCGCACTTTCAGCTCCCAAAGCAACTAGAAAGTTGGTGGCAACACCTGCATCAACTTGGTTCAGTCTTAGGGTACGAGCGCTAATACTCTGAGCGGAAACTGGCAAAGTAGGTCCGACATAAATACTGCGACCTACTCGATTGGCTTGTAGGCCAGTAACCCGCAGCACGTGGTTAAACACGTCCTGCACCGACTCATTCTCAATATCGAGGCTGACTGGAGGCCCATCGGGGCTGCCAGCGGTAGCAGCTTGCTGACCGCCGGTTGCTCCACCAGGGGTAAAGACTAAATTGAGGCCTGCGGCACGGGCTAGCAGCGATAGTACTTCGCGAGCCGGGGCATCGCGAAGCAGGAGTTTAGGAATGCGCTCGTTGCTTCCCAAATTGATGCTGCCAAAGGCCGGTACCCCTTCGGCGACGGCGATGTCGCCCACCGGGGGAGCTACGGCACGGGGCAAGAACGGAGGGGCTTGCTGTACCTGGGGCCGGGGCACTGGGGTGCCGTCGATGATGACATCGGGGTTGGGCACCAGCACGTTGGGGTTGGCTTGGGTGGGCACCTCGGGTGCTGTAGCGGGCGGTGTCGTAGGGGCCGCTTGGGCGACGGTAGGCGGGGTGGCCGGAGCTGGCACCGTCTCTAGCTCGGTGGGCACTGGCGTGGGCGGCTGTGTAGCCTGACCATCGCTGCGAATAGACAACACCATCTGGTTGCCGTTAGATGCTACTTGGCCGACCGGCGACTGGCCGGTGCCGTTGACCGTGATGCGCACACTGTTGGCATCGAGGGGCACCACCGAAATTTGGCTGATGCCAGGGGCGGGGTTGGCTTGGGTAAAGCTATTGCCGTTGGGCAAATTTAGCTGGGCTCGGGTAATGTCGGCCTGTAGGGTGTTGCCCTGGTTGACAGTAAAGATATTGCTGTTGTCACCGCCCCGAGTCTCAAACACCAGGTCTAGCCCAGTGGCAGTGGGGTTAAGGCGGACGTTCGTAATGCTGGTCATTGAGGCCAGCCCAGGCTGAGCCGCCAGGGTTATCAGGGCGCTACTGAGCAGAATAGGGTGCAATTTCATCAGGGGGTTCACGGTTCACTCCTCCATCACAGGTGCGGTCAGGGCCGCGTGGGTTTTGATTGGCTAGGCGAGGGTAGATTGGGTCACTGGGTGACCAAGGCGAGGGTCGACTAAGAGGGTTAGCCCCCTTCGGGCGGGGCTTCACCTTCAGCCGGCTCTTCGGCGGCGGGCTGCGGTGGCACGTTGGGGTCGCCTACGGGCACTAGCACCTCTAGGGTGTAGTCGGTGAGCAGCAGTCGACTAATGCCTAGGAGCTGCTCTTCACTGGCCCCGGCGGGCGGCGGGGCAATGCTCTGCTGCATGTCGCGGATGATGATTAGCGGCTCTAGGCGCTCGATGTTGCGCATGATGCTGAGGGTCTGGGGAAACAGAGCCTGCATGGAGACGTCAACCGTCACGCGTTCTAGTTTGCCGCTCAGCTCTGGTGGGCCATCGACGACGAGGACTGACGGGCTAGGGTTAAACCTCAATAGCTCTGAGGTAAACAGTTGATTTCGCACCTGGGGATCGCCGGCAAACTCGGTTCTAACCCGTTCGAGCTGCTCTCGGGTTAAGCCCAGGGCCGCAAGTTGGGCGTTGTCGAGCTGGGCGGGGTTGGCCCGCAGGACATCGGCGATCGCGGCGTTGCTATTCTGAATTTGTTGATTGATGTCGAGTAACAGGGTATCGAGGGTCTGGGCATCGCCCAATAGGCTATAAACCCCCACTCGTTGAGCGAGGGCGGCATCGAGCTGGGCCTGGAGTTCGGCCCGGTTTTGCAGGCTGGCTCGCTGTTGGTCAACCTGGGCCTGCTTTTGGTTAACTTCGGCTTCCAGGGCATTGCGCTGCTCTTGGACTGGCTGAACGACAAAGTTGTAGAGCGCAAAGGCTCCGATTAAGCCCAGAATGGCGATGCCAATGCCCTGTACCTTTGGCGTTAGCTCTATGCCAAAGGCCGTAGGGTAAGTGGGGCCAACTTGTTCTAAGCCCTGATTCTCTTCTGCGGGGAGAAAATCACCGGTTGCGGTCATTCGATTACTCCTTTTTCTCGTAGGGCCTGCAAGCGACTCACTAAACCAACGGTGCCCTGGCGCTCTAGCTCATCGACGAGCTGAGAGGCCGGGGTGTTGGTGATGTTTGCACCAATGGTGTAGTCAATTAAAAAGTCAGCGTCGCCTACTGCGGTACCAGGGCAGCGGCCTTGGGTTTGGGGGTCGAGCAGGGTGGGCTGCTGCTGGGCCTGGCTGATGGCAACAGTTTGGGACTGCAACAGGGGCGATCGCTGAAGCACCAGGGCAAAGTCGTTGATGTCGTCGTAGGAGCAGGCTACGCCGTCGATGGCAATGCCTCCAGCTCGGGGTGGGGTGGTATTAGGGTCAGTCTCTAGGGTGGTGCCTTCCCCCTGGTTAAGACTAACGATTTGAATGCGGGCGGGGGTACGGCTGCGAATATCTTGCAGCAGGGCCGACCAAGGGACGATCTCATTGAAGACAGACACAAAGGCGTTGTTCTCGGCTCGAATAGCCTCAATTTGCCCTTGAATAGTGCTGATCTCTTGGAGCTGCCCCTGGAGCTGAGCCAGTTCACCATCAAGCTCAATACTGCGCGCCTGGAGCTGGTTGATCTGGTTGCGAGTGACGGCCCAGTAGCCCCCCACGAGCGCCAGCGGAATCAGCGCTGCCGCCAGACCCAGATACAGCGGTCGGCGATCGCCCTGGACGACTGGACCGCGGGCTCGAGGCCTAGCTTCAAAAACCCGCACCTCGCGGTCTTTAAGGAAATTAATATCGAGACTATACATGGCTATACCTCCCGCAGGCCAAGACCGATTACCGTTGCTAACCCGGCTCGCTGCCCTGGAGGGATGTCTTCATCGACCTGTAGGGCCAGGGCTGAAATGGGGTCAATCTGGCTAGCGGGCAGACTGAGCCGCTGGGCCAGAAACTCGTCGAGCTGGCCAATCGACGCCCCTGGCCCCGCCAGCAGTAGCTGGGCTACCTCCATATCGTCACCCTGGTTGAGGTAGAAGTCGATGGAGCGACGCAGTTCGTCAGACAGTTCGCCCAGCACCCGCAGCATGGCCGTGGTGCCAGGGTTGGTGTTGCCCATCTGGGGCGCACCTACAGTGTCCATCGTTTGAATGGGGACAGTCATGCCCTGGAGTAGCTCAGTATTGCGCGAGGGCGGCAGATTCATGGCGCGGCTGAGGGCGCTTTGAATTTGAAAGGTGCCAATGGGCACGGTGCGCGAAAAGTGGGGTACCCCATCTACCACGATGGAGATTTCGGTGCTTTCAAACTCGATATCGACCACGGCGGCGGCTTCTTGGGGGGTGAACTGGCGCAGCTGCTCGCGAATCGTGCGAATTAGCGCAAAGCTCGACGTCTCTAGCACGTTGAGCATCAGCCCTGCCTGCTGAAACACCTCAATGTAAGGATCGGTGAGGTCTTTGCGCACGGCTACCAGCAGCACCTGCACCTTCTCAATGCCGTCTTCATCGACGAAATAGCCAAGTTTCTGGTAGTCTACGTCGGCTTCTTCCCGGGGAAAAGGCAGGTAGAGACTGGCTTCTTGGTTAAGCACCATTTCTCGCAGCTCGTCATCGTCGAGCTCGGCGGGCACCGGAATCACGCGGGTAATGGCTCGGCCTGGAATTGAGGTGGTGGCTTGCTTAACCTTCAGCTTGCTTTCGGTCAGCACCATTTGAATGGCGTCGGCCATGGCAGCCGTGTCTAAGATCTGCCCTTCTTCATAGATGCCCTCCGCCAGTTCTACCGAGGCCAGGGTGTCTAGCTTGAGGGCTGTCCCCTGCTTTTTGATGTGGGCTAAGTTAACTTTTTCCGGGGTCAGCTCAATGCCAACACCCCGAGGCTTGCGATTAAAAATGGCTTTGAGACTATCCACGGCAGTATCCGAAAAACAGGTGGGTAACCAGAAAACCTGCCCGGTCAATACGACAACCAAGCAGACCCAAACAAACCAGCTAACTCTCTAGAGAAGCGACGTTGCAGATGCTTCAAGAGAGCTACAGTGGCTTAGCAACCATCCCTGGGGAAAAAGTGCTAACGAATGGTACACAATTTAATTCAGAATTTCCACTTTTCTTCTTTAAGGGATAGAAAACCCGATCTCCCGACTACGCACCCGATGATTTCGTTGCTGCTTCTGGCAGAATGCCGCGCAAACTATCGCTTGGCATCACCAGCGATGTTACACACAATTCTGAAAAGTGAGCACTTAATATTGAGAAAATATTGCTTGCCTGCCGTATTTCTTCACGCTTGGAGTCTCTCCCTATGACCGATCCTGTGACCGTTCTCGGTACCCCCCTGCAAGACAAGGCCCAGCGGCTGCTGCTGCTCGGCTCGGGAGAACTCGGTCGGGAGGTAGCTCTGGAGGCCGTGCGCCTGGGGCTGGAAGTGGTTGCCGTCGATCGCTACGATCGCGCCCCTGCCATGGCCCTAGCCCATCGTCGCCACGTAATCGACATGCTCGACGGCGAAGCGCTGCGGCGGGTAGTTGAGCTAGAGCGCCCCAGCCTGATTGTGCCGGAGGTGGAGGCGATCGCCACCGATACCCTGGTCGCTCTAGAGGCCGAGGGCTGGCGAATCATCCCCACCGCCCGCGCTACCCAGCTAACCATGAACCGTGAGGGCATTCGTCGCCTGGCGGCAGAAGCGCTGGGGCTAAAGACCTCACCCTTTCGCTTTGCCAGCACCGAGGCCGAGTATCTAGAAGCGGTGGCAGCCATTGGCTTGCCCTGCGTGGTCAAGCCGATCATGAGTTCGTCGGGCAAGGGGCAGAGCACCGTACGGCAAGAAACTGAGGTGTTACCCGCCTGGAAGTATGCGGCAGAAGCGGGCCGGGGCAAGAGCGATCGCGTCATCGTAGAAGGGTTTGTGCCCTTTGACGCTGAAATCACGCTGCTGACGGTGCGGGCGATCGACGGCACCCACTTCTGCCCTCCCATCGGCCACCGCCAGGAGTCTGGTGACTACTGTGAGTCGTGGCAGCCCTGTGCCCTGCACCCAGACACCCTAGCGGCCTGCCAAGCCATGGCCAAAGCCGTCACCGATGCCCTGGGCGGCTGGGGCCTATTTGGGGTCGAGCTATTTATTGCCGGAGAGGCAGATCAACCTCAGACTGTTTATTTTAGCGAGGTCAGCCCCCGCCCCCACGACACGGGCATGGTTACCCTGGTCAGCCAGCACCAGTCAGAATTTGAGCTGCATGTGCGGGCGATCATGGGCCTGCCCATTGGCGAGATTTCTCTGGTGCAGCCCGGTGCTTCGGCGGTAATTTTGGCCCCTGGCCAGAGTGACCATCCCTGCTACTCCGGCCTCGATCAGGCGCTTCAGGTGCCCACCAGCAAGGTACGGCTGTTTGGCAAACCTACGGCCCATCCTCACCGCCGCATGGGGGTAGCCTTAGCCCTGGGCGACACAGTGGAGCAGGCCAAAGAACGGGCGATCGCCTGTGCTAGCGCTGTGCAGGTCATCCTCTAGGGGAAGCAAGCATTCGCTGGATTGGTCCTATAGATCCACCAATGCCGCCCACTTTAAGGGAAAATGAACAACCATATTGCAGCAAAAAT is a genomic window of Nodosilinea sp. E11 containing:
- the purT gene encoding formate-dependent phosphoribosylglycinamide formyltransferase; translated protein: MTDPVTVLGTPLQDKAQRLLLLGSGELGREVALEAVRLGLEVVAVDRYDRAPAMALAHRRHVIDMLDGEALRRVVELERPSLIVPEVEAIATDTLVALEAEGWRIIPTARATQLTMNREGIRRLAAEALGLKTSPFRFASTEAEYLEAVAAIGLPCVVKPIMSSSGKGQSTVRQETEVLPAWKYAAEAGRGKSDRVIVEGFVPFDAEITLLTVRAIDGTHFCPPIGHRQESGDYCESWQPCALHPDTLAACQAMAKAVTDALGGWGLFGVELFIAGEADQPQTVYFSEVSPRPHDTGMVTLVSQHQSEFELHVRAIMGLPIGEISLVQPGASAVILAPGQSDHPCYSGLDQALQVPTSKVRLFGKPTAHPHRRMGVALALGDTVEQAKERAIACASAVQVIL
- the pilM gene encoding type IV pilus assembly protein PilM; translation: MDSLKAIFNRKPRGVGIELTPEKVNLAHIKKQGTALKLDTLASVELAEGIYEEGQILDTAAMADAIQMVLTESKLKVKQATTSIPGRAITRVIPVPAELDDDELREMVLNQEASLYLPFPREEADVDYQKLGYFVDEDGIEKVQVLLVAVRKDLTDPYIEVFQQAGLMLNVLETSSFALIRTIREQLRQFTPQEAAAVVDIEFESTEISIVVDGVPHFSRTVPIGTFQIQSALSRAMNLPPSRNTELLQGMTVPIQTMDTVGAPQMGNTNPGTTAMLRVLGELSDELRRSIDFYLNQGDDMEVAQLLLAGPGASIGQLDEFLAQRLSLPASQIDPISALALQVDEDIPPGQRAGLATVIGLGLREV
- a CDS encoding AMIN domain-containing protein, which encodes MNPLMKLHPILLSSALITLAAQPGLASMTSITNVRLNPTATGLDLVFETRGGDNSNIFTVNQGNTLQADITRAQLNLPNGNSFTQANPAPGISQISVVPLDANSVRITVNGTGQSPVGQVASNGNQMVLSIRSDGQATQPPTPVPTELETVPAPATPPTVAQAAPTTPPATAPEVPTQANPNVLVPNPDVIIDGTPVPRPQVQQAPPFLPRAVAPPVGDIAVAEGVPAFGSINLGSNERIPKLLLRDAPAREVLSLLARAAGLNLVFTPGGATGGQQAATAGSPDGPPVSLDIENESVQDVFNHVLRVTGLQANRVGRSIYVGPTLPVSAQSISARTLRLNQVDAGVATNFLVALGAESAVSRERLVTNVNAVTVGEGSPPITETQTSTIEQIEVSRVDYQDSQGMLRGLQVVGDERTNSVTLVGRADLIAIATEQLTRIDVRRRQVAINVKVIDIDLNSLNAFGTSFSFQTGNFGFVSSGGLGVLNLGAGVPSFPIAPTVPTGTPIGPRAISGPGSNATSTNFLVQLLATVQNGNGKIITDPTLIVQEGQVATVQLTQDVVTDIETTTTIADGLVTTEQTIELTPAGLILQVNVDRIDDNGFVSLSVAPSISAPTDTFSLGDANTIFLLSQRQLSSGQVRVRDGQTLLLSGIIQESERSSVNKIPILGDIPILGALFRSTVTDSRRQELIILLTPQILDDSDQAVFGYQYTPSEQVQEVLERGR
- a CDS encoding PilN domain-containing protein codes for the protein MYSLDINFLKDREVRVFEARPRARGPVVQGDRRPLYLGLAAALIPLALVGGYWAVTRNQINQLQARSIELDGELAQLQGQLQEISTIQGQIEAIRAENNAFVSVFNEIVPWSALLQDIRSRTPARIQIVSLNQGEGTTLETDPNTTPPRAGGIAIDGVACSYDDINDFALVLQRSPLLQSQTVAISQAQQQPTLLDPQTQGRCPGTAVGDADFLIDYTIGANITNTPASQLVDELERQGTVGLVSRLQALREKGVIE